Part of the Spiribacter salinus M19-40 genome, GCGGGGGGCGGACGCTGGATCTCAGCCGCCCCTGTGTCATGGGTATCCTCAACGTCACCCCCGATTCCTTCTCGGACGGGGGTGTTTTTGTGGGCGCTGACCAGGCGCTCGCCCATGCCCGGCAGATGGAAGCGGATGGCGCGGCCATTATTGACGTGGGCGGCGAATCCACACGGCCCGGGTCGCGGGGTGTGTCCGTTGACGAGGAGCTCTCCCGTGTCATCCCGGTGCTCGAAGCACTGCATGGTGAGGTCTCGGTGCCGCTGTCTGTGGATACGTCCAAACCGGCCGTTATGCGGGCAGCCGTGGATGCCGGGGCGGGGCTGATTAACGATGTCATGGCACTGCGCCGGGACGGCGCCCTGGCCGCAGCTCGCGACCTGAGTGTCCCGGTCTGCCTCATGCACATGCAGGGCACGCCGGAGACCATGCAGGACAAGCCGTGTTACCAGCACGTGGTCAAGGAAGTGGTGACCTTTCTGTTAGAGCGGGTGGAGGCGGCAGAAGCTGCCGGCATCGAACGGTGTAACCTGATGCTTGATCCAGGGTTCGGGTTTGGCAAGACCGATCCTCACAACGCTGAGCTACTCAAGGGTCTGCCTAAACTGGTGGGTCATGGATTGCCGGTGCTCGCTGGGCTATCCAGGAAGTCCCTGGTGGGCCGCGTGCTGGGCCGCGCCATGGAAGAGCGCCTCGCTGGCAGTGTTGCCTTGGCGACAATGGCAACGATGCATGGGGCGCGTATTATTCGGGCGCATGATGTCCGAGAGACGGTGGATGCCGTTCGCCTGGTCAATTATGTAATGGCAGCGCAAGGGGCTTAGCGGGCCATGGAAAAGCAGTATTTTGGCACCGACGGGATACGCGGCCGG contains:
- the folP gene encoding dihydropteroate synthase, whose amino-acid sequence is MTTTLDCGGRTLDLSRPCVMGILNVTPDSFSDGGVFVGADQALAHARQMEADGAAIIDVGGESTRPGSRGVSVDEELSRVIPVLEALHGEVSVPLSVDTSKPAVMRAAVDAGAGLINDVMALRRDGALAAARDLSVPVCLMHMQGTPETMQDKPCYQHVVKEVVTFLLERVEAAEAAGIERCNLMLDPGFGFGKTDPHNAELLKGLPKLVGHGLPVLAGLSRKSLVGRVLGRAMEERLAGSVALATMATMHGARIIRAHDVRETVDAVRLVNYVMAAQGA